A window of the Chloroflexota bacterium genome harbors these coding sequences:
- the amrS gene encoding AmmeMemoRadiSam system radical SAM enzyme codes for MLVKEALKEVPLSAALPGSRVRCHVCPWRCNLAPGKVGVCSVRRNIDGKLFALNYGLVSSAAVDPIEKKPLFHFFPGTSVFSLGTFGCNFHCLHCQNWEIACCKLEELGREAQLVSPDRAIELTLQYHCGGIAWTYNEPTIWFEYTLDSARLARRRGLYTVYVTNGYITPEALDMLGPYLDAFRVDVKGFTDKTYRYLAKVTRWREVLEAAVRAKAKWGMHVEVVTNVIPTLNDDEAQLTALATWIRDSLGELTPWHITRFYPSHQLHQLPATPIPTLEMAYKIGRSVGLKFVYLGNVPGHPTESTICYSCGKVLVERSGYRARILGLTGSRCPHCGAEIYMRLKGGQAPATG; via the coding sequence ATGCTGGTGAAAGAGGCCCTGAAGGAGGTCCCCCTTTCCGCAGCCCTGCCGGGCTCCCGGGTGCGTTGCCATGTATGCCCCTGGCGCTGCAACCTGGCCCCGGGCAAGGTGGGCGTCTGCAGCGTAAGGCGGAACATCGACGGCAAGCTCTTCGCCCTGAACTACGGCCTGGTCTCCTCAGCGGCTGTGGACCCTATAGAGAAGAAGCCCCTCTTCCACTTCTTCCCCGGTACCTCCGTCTTTTCCCTGGGCACCTTTGGCTGCAACTTCCACTGCCTCCATTGCCAGAACTGGGAGATCGCCTGCTGTAAGCTGGAGGAGTTGGGGAGGGAGGCCCAGCTCGTTTCGCCCGATAGGGCCATAGAGCTCACGCTGCAGTACCACTGCGGTGGCATCGCCTGGACCTACAATGAGCCCACTATCTGGTTTGAATATACCCTGGACTCCGCCCGGCTGGCCAGGCGGAGGGGCCTCTACACCGTCTATGTGACCAACGGCTATATCACCCCCGAGGCCCTGGACATGCTCGGGCCTTATCTTGACGCCTTCCGGGTGGATGTGAAGGGCTTCACCGATAAGACCTACCGCTATCTTGCCAAGGTCACCCGCTGGCGGGAGGTCCTGGAGGCGGCGGTAAGGGCCAAGGCGAAGTGGGGGATGCATGTGGAAGTGGTGACCAATGTCATCCCCACCCTCAACGATGATGAGGCCCAGCTCACCGCCCTGGCCACCTGGATAAGAGACAGCCTGGGGGAGCTCACCCCCTGGCATATCACCCGCTTCTATCCCAGCCACCAGCTCCACCAACTCCCCGCCACCCCCATCCCCACGCTGGAGATGGCCTACAAGATAGGGAGAAGCGTGGGCCTCAAGTTCGTCTACCTGGGAAATGTCCCCGGCCACCCCACGGAAAGCACCATCTGCTATTCCTGCGGCAAAGTCCTCGTCGAGCGCTCAGGCTACCGGGCCCGCATCCTGGGCTTGACAGGCTCCCGCTGCCCCCACTGTGGGGCGGAGATATATATGAGGTTAAAAGGGGGCCAGGCCCCGGCCACCGGATAG
- the amrB gene encoding AmmeMemoRadiSam system protein B has product MEEKVSPGEVRESPIAGSWYPGKKEQLTAQIERFLAGVTPQELPGELVGLISPHAGYAYSGQVAAWAYRQLVGRSYDTVAVVSPSHAPYGGRVLVTRLRYYRTPLGLVEVAHDLLAGLAREAPVSLIGQDEEHSLEVQLPFLQHTLGGFRLVPVMLEDQSYTTAALVAQALARVLEGKRALLVASTDLSHFHPYERAVALDRQALEAIGRFDPEGFDRDINKGLFEACGYGAVVAVLLAARARGANRVALLKYANSGDVTGDRHSVVGYASLALTTG; this is encoded by the coding sequence ATGGAGGAGAAGGTCAGCCCCGGGGAGGTGAGGGAATCTCCCATCGCTGGTAGCTGGTATCCGGGAAAGAAGGAACAGCTTACAGCCCAGATAGAGCGTTTTCTGGCCGGGGTGACCCCGCAGGAATTGCCCGGGGAACTGGTGGGCCTCATCTCCCCGCATGCCGGCTATGCCTATTCCGGACAGGTGGCCGCCTGGGCCTACAGGCAACTAGTCGGGAGAAGCTACGATACCGTAGCTGTGGTCTCTCCCAGCCATGCCCCCTATGGCGGCAGGGTCCTGGTGACCAGGCTCCGCTACTACCGTACCCCCCTGGGCCTGGTAGAGGTGGCCCATGACCTGCTGGCAGGGCTGGCCAGAGAAGCCCCTGTGAGCCTTATCGGCCAGGATGAGGAGCACTCTCTGGAGGTCCAGTTGCCCTTTCTCCAGCACACCCTGGGCGGCTTCCGCCTGGTCCCTGTGATGCTGGAGGACCAGAGCTATACCACCGCTGCCCTGGTGGCCCAGGCCCTGGCCCGGGTCCTGGAAGGGAAGAGGGCCCTCCTGGTGGCCAGCACCGACCTCTCTCACTTCCATCCCTATGAGCGGGCCGTAGCCCTGGACCGCCAAGCCCTGGAAGCCATAGGCCGCTTTGACCCCGAGGGCTTTGACCGCGACATCAACAAAGGGCTGTTTGAGGCCTGCGGCTACGGTGCGGTGGTGGCTGTGCTCCTGGCGGCCAGGGCCCGCGGCGCCAACAGGGTGGCCCTGCTGAAATATGCCAACTCTGGCGATGTAACCGGCGACCGGCATAGTGTGGTCGGCTATGCCTCCCTTGCCCTCACCACGGGCTAG
- the amrA gene encoding AmmeMemoRadiSam system protein A: protein MAGLHPIVKLAREAVETYIQEGKALQPKDLTPEMKGRAGVFVSIKKSGELRGCIGTFSPTRKNIAEEVVHNAISSATQDPRFFPVAGEELPHLEYSVDILTSPEPVAGPEELDPRCYGCIVECGRRRGLLLPDLEGVDTVEEQIAICCRKAGIGPKEPVKLYRFQVKRYR, encoded by the coding sequence GTGGCGGGGCTTCATCCCATAGTCAAGCTGGCCAGGGAAGCCGTGGAGACCTATATCCAGGAGGGAAAGGCCCTCCAGCCCAAAGACCTCACTCCGGAGATGAAGGGCCGGGCGGGGGTCTTCGTCTCCATCAAGAAGTCCGGGGAGCTGAGGGGGTGCATCGGCACGTTCTCGCCCACCAGGAAGAACATTGCGGAGGAGGTCGTCCACAACGCCATCTCCTCTGCCACCCAGGACCCCCGCTTCTTCCCGGTGGCCGGGGAGGAGCTACCCCATCTGGAATACAGCGTGGACATCCTCACCTCCCCCGAACCCGTGGCCGGGCCGGAGGAGCTCGACCCCCGGTGCTATGGGTGCATCGTGGAGTGCGGCCGGCGGCGGGGGCTTCTTCTTCCCGACCTGGAGGGGGTGGATACGGTGGAGGAGCAGATTGCTATCTGCTGCCGCAAGGCCGGCATTGGCCCCAAGGAGCCGGTAAAGCTCTACCGCTTCCAGGTCAAGAGATACAGGTGA
- the uvrC gene encoding excinuclease ABC subunit UvrC → MLIEEQLRSLPASPGVYLFKDAGGGVLYVGKAAYLRDRVRSYFAPSAGLPIKTQRLVERVADIDFMVTDSEQEALLLECNLIKKYRPRYNVRLKDDKDYPYLKIDLQEPFARIYITRRWEQDGASYFGPFASAGSVRQTLQVLKKLFPFRNCKRKIDGRDKRACIEYDIHRCWGPCIGAVGRAEYDRVLHRVILFLEGKDDQIKRQLRQEMGKAAEGLEFERAAVLRDQLQAVERVTERQKISSTLRGNMDVVALARFRDLAYVQAFFIRNGKLLGREPYMMEGVQGAADTSVMTSFIQQFYASSPNIPPIILLQHPVEEPALLEKWLEGRRGGPVALQRPRRGEKKGLVDMVAENARQGLEQYRIKQLAAPDALGTALAELKEALHLPHLPLRIECYDISNIQGAWAVGSMVVFEGGMARPPRYRRFRIRTVAGADDYAMLKEVLRRRFRRAGEQNDTPWGLLPDLLLVDGGRGQLSAALEVLKEKGLPLPAAAIAKEKEDIYLPDSPEPLSLPRTSPALYLLQRIRDEAHRFALSYHVKLRKRAAVQSALDSVPGIGPKRKKALLRHFGSLSGIRQAPVEDLARVPGMTRKLAEKIKEYV, encoded by the coding sequence GTGCTAATTGAAGAACAGCTCAGGTCCCTCCCTGCCAGTCCGGGGGTCTATCTCTTCAAGGACGCCGGGGGCGGTGTTCTCTATGTAGGCAAGGCAGCCTACCTCCGGGACCGGGTGAGGTCTTACTTCGCCCCCTCCGCTGGGCTTCCTATCAAGACCCAGCGCCTCGTGGAGAGGGTAGCGGACATTGACTTCATGGTCACTGATTCCGAGCAGGAGGCGCTCCTGCTTGAGTGCAACCTCATCAAGAAATACCGCCCCCGCTACAACGTCCGCCTTAAGGATGACAAGGACTACCCCTACCTGAAGATTGACCTGCAGGAGCCCTTCGCCCGCATCTATATCACGCGGCGCTGGGAGCAGGACGGCGCCAGCTATTTTGGCCCCTTTGCCTCGGCGGGGTCGGTGCGCCAGACCCTCCAGGTCCTGAAGAAGCTCTTCCCCTTCCGCAACTGCAAGCGGAAAATCGACGGCCGGGACAAAAGGGCCTGTATTGAGTATGACATCCACCGCTGTTGGGGGCCATGCATCGGCGCGGTGGGCCGGGCCGAATACGACCGGGTGTTGCACCGGGTCATCCTCTTCCTGGAAGGAAAGGACGACCAGATAAAGCGACAGCTCCGCCAGGAGATGGGAAAGGCCGCCGAAGGTCTGGAGTTTGAGCGGGCAGCGGTCCTCCGGGACCAGCTCCAGGCGGTGGAGAGGGTAACAGAAAGACAGAAGATATCCTCCACCCTGAGGGGGAACATGGATGTGGTGGCCCTGGCCCGCTTCCGGGACCTGGCCTATGTCCAGGCCTTCTTCATCCGCAACGGCAAGCTCCTGGGCAGGGAACCCTATATGATGGAGGGGGTCCAGGGCGCGGCCGACACCAGCGTTATGACCAGCTTCATCCAGCAGTTCTACGCCTCCTCACCCAACATCCCCCCAATAATCCTCCTCCAGCACCCGGTGGAGGAGCCAGCCCTGCTGGAGAAATGGCTGGAGGGGCGGAGGGGGGGCCCGGTGGCCCTCCAGAGGCCCAGGAGGGGGGAGAAGAAGGGGCTGGTGGACATGGTGGCAGAGAATGCCCGCCAGGGGCTGGAGCAGTACCGCATCAAGCAACTGGCCGCCCCGGATGCCCTGGGCACCGCCCTGGCCGAGCTGAAGGAAGCCCTCCACCTTCCCCACCTCCCTCTCAGGATTGAGTGCTACGATATTTCCAATATCCAGGGGGCCTGGGCAGTGGGGAGCATGGTGGTCTTTGAGGGGGGTATGGCCCGGCCCCCCCGCTACCGCCGCTTCCGCATCCGCACGGTGGCCGGGGCCGATGATTACGCCATGCTAAAGGAGGTCCTCCGCCGCCGCTTCAGGAGGGCCGGGGAGCAAAATGATACCCCCTGGGGCCTCCTCCCCGACCTCCTCCTGGTGGACGGGGGCAGGGGCCAGCTAAGTGCCGCCCTGGAGGTCCTGAAGGAAAAAGGCCTCCCCCTCCCCGCCGCCGCCATCGCCAAGGAAAAAGAGGATATATATTTACCCGATTCCCCGGAGCCCCTCTCCCTCCCCCGGACCAGCCCCGCCCTGTATCTTCTCCAGAGGATAAGGGACGAGGCTCACCGCTTTGCCCTCAGCTACCATGTCAAGCTGAGGAAGAGGGCCGCGGTCCAGTCAGCCCTGGACTCCGTCCCCGGCATCGGCCCCAAAAGGAAGAAAGCCCTCCTGCGCCATTTCGGCTCCCTCTCAGGGATAAGGCAAGCCCCTGTGGAGGACCTGGCCCGGGTCCCCGGCATGACCCGAAAGCTGGCCGAGAAGATAAAGGAATATGTATAA
- a CDS encoding SBBP repeat-containing protein: MTETSLERLRAISRSVLTLFVLGVIGLDACSLSGPAPTPAPPPSGGWTRQFGSPDDDWAYSLTADGNGNVHVAGTTGLSIGVPPSEEVGAFLAKYDAQGKEAGASKFRPPQVGPPKNAFTRRALVDGMGNVYLAGWTDDAPPAQRPSPRVDAFLTKYDGSGREVWTRQFGSPGQDWILGVAVDGEGNIYVGGRTDGALPGQLSSGQIDAFLMKFDSAGKELWTRQFGSPADEWVMDLAVDGAGNVYGAGGTWGALPGQKSSGQEDAFLVKYNGQGKGLWTRQFGSTVDERVLGLAVDGAGNVYGAGWTEGVLPKQRSSGKRDAFLRKYDGRGSEVWTRQFGTPEGDEALSVAVDGVGNAYAAGSIKGALPGQGAAGLEDAFIAKFDGRGRELWAHQFGSFMTDQASNVAVDGAGAVYVAGQTWGSLPGQRSSGRVDAFLVKIE; the protein is encoded by the coding sequence ATGACGGAGACCTCCCTGGAAAGGCTCAGAGCAATATCCAGAAGTGTCCTGACACTTTTCGTTCTAGGCGTTATTGGGCTAGATGCCTGTTCACTGTCCGGGCCTGCGCCCACCCCTGCGCCTCCTCCCTCGGGAGGCTGGACCCGCCAGTTCGGCTCCCCTGATGATGACTGGGCTTACAGTCTGACCGCAGATGGGAATGGGAACGTCCATGTAGCTGGCACTACGGGGCTTTCTATAGGCGTGCCGCCTTCAGAGGAGGTTGGGGCTTTCCTTGCGAAGTATGATGCCCAGGGGAAGGAGGCGGGGGCCAGCAAATTCCGGCCCCCTCAGGTGGGCCCCCCCAAGAATGCCTTCACCCGTAGGGCGCTGGTTGACGGGATGGGGAATGTCTATCTGGCGGGCTGGACGGACGATGCTCCCCCGGCCCAGCGGCCTTCGCCACGAGTTGACGCCTTCCTGACCAAGTATGATGGCTCTGGGAGAGAGGTGTGGACCCGCCAGTTCGGCTCTCCGGGGCAGGACTGGATTTTGGGCGTAGCGGTGGACGGAGAGGGGAACATCTATGTTGGAGGCCGGACTGATGGGGCTCTGCCGGGGCAGCTCTCTTCGGGGCAGATTGACGCCTTCCTTATGAAGTTCGATAGCGCGGGGAAGGAGTTATGGACCCGCCAGTTTGGCTCCCCCGCGGATGAGTGGGTGATGGACCTGGCAGTGGACGGGGCGGGGAACGTCTACGGGGCAGGGGGGACATGGGGCGCTCTTCCGGGACAGAAGTCCTCAGGACAGGAGGATGCCTTCCTGGTGAAGTATAATGGCCAGGGGAAGGGCTTGTGGACCCGCCAGTTCGGCTCCACTGTCGATGAACGGGTGTTGGGTCTGGCCGTGGACGGCGCGGGGAACGTCTATGGAGCGGGCTGGACGGAGGGCGTCCTGCCGAAACAGCGGTCTTCAGGGAAGCGGGATGCTTTTCTGAGGAAATACGATGGCCGGGGGAGTGAGGTATGGACCCGCCAGTTTGGCACCCCCGAGGGCGACGAGGCCCTGAGCGTGGCGGTGGACGGGGTGGGGAATGCCTATGCGGCAGGCTCGATAAAGGGCGCCCTGCCGGGGCAGGGGGCTGCGGGGCTGGAGGACGCTTTCATCGCGAAGTTTGACGGCCGGGGCAGAGAGCTGTGGGCACACCAGTTCGGCTCCTTCATGACCGACCAGGCCTCGAATGTGGCAGTGGACGGGGCGGGGGCCGTCTATGTGGCGGGCCAGACCTGGGGCTCTCTGCCGGGGCAGCGGTCCTCAGGGCGGGTTGACGCCTTCCTGGTGAAAATAGAGTAG
- a CDS encoding hemerythrin domain-containing protein yields the protein MASFCPGSRNFREPTPEEMPCPQCGYQVEIWTKELVRPCPRCGTKVFREQRPSCIDWCPYAKECVGPEVYAALRPRATEAKGPLEALRREHEEAQRQLGLLRGATLCLRAAASGGSQAQETSLQGQRTLEKALGFLEGDLASHFRREEEGLFPLLEQKVGKEGPIANMLQEHREMRCGVEELRGLASRLSQDRTLAPEVDRVAGSLIKLLQGHIDKESTALLPLAQAALGEKGLAELSAHWASLEPVIN from the coding sequence ATGGCGTCTTTTTGTCCAGGCAGCAGGAATTTCAGGGAACCCACCCCTGAAGAGATGCCCTGTCCCCAGTGCGGGTATCAGGTGGAGATATGGACCAAAGAGCTGGTGCGCCCCTGCCCCCGTTGCGGGACCAAAGTCTTCCGGGAGCAGCGCCCCTCGTGTATTGACTGGTGCCCCTACGCCAAGGAGTGCGTGGGCCCCGAGGTCTATGCCGCCCTCCGGCCCAGGGCGACCGAGGCCAAGGGGCCCCTGGAGGCCCTGCGCCGGGAGCATGAGGAGGCCCAGAGGCAGCTGGGGTTGCTGAGGGGGGCGACTCTTTGCCTGCGGGCCGCCGCCAGTGGCGGGAGCCAGGCGCAGGAGACCTCCCTCCAGGGCCAGCGCACCCTGGAAAAGGCCCTCGGCTTCCTGGAAGGTGACCTGGCCTCCCACTTCCGCAGGGAAGAGGAGGGGCTCTTTCCCCTCCTGGAGCAGAAAGTAGGCAAAGAGGGGCCCATCGCCAACATGCTCCAGGAGCACCGGGAGATGAGGTGTGGGGTGGAGGAGCTCAGGGGGCTGGCTTCCAGGCTTTCTCAGGACAGGACCCTGGCCCCGGAGGTGGACCGGGTGGCAGGCTCCCTCATCAAGCTCCTCCAGGGGCATATAGACAAGGAAAGTACTGCCCTTCTACCCCTGGCCCAGGCCGCCCTGGGGGAAAAGGGCCTGGCCGAGCTCTCCGCCCACTGGGCCAGCCTCGAGCCCGTCATCAACTAG
- a CDS encoding diphthine--ammonia ligase, whose product MAKTLAVKAVVSWSGGKDGCYACYLAPSLGYQVSFLLTMVSQQFQRSGGHGIEAQLMRRQAEATGIRMLQQDYAGDNYEEMFKSALRQLKQEGVQALVTGDIYLQEHRDWVERVAGEAGLEAVLPLWGMKPGEVTRGFIGAGFEALVVALQADQLGEEWLGRRVDADFLADLLSLGQVHPEGERGEYHTFVLDGPLFKKRVEVQETGRVLRDGRWFLDIPRYELREKGIN is encoded by the coding sequence ATGGCAAAGACTTTGGCTGTAAAGGCGGTGGTCTCGTGGAGTGGGGGCAAGGACGGCTGCTACGCCTGCTACCTGGCCCCCTCCCTGGGCTATCAGGTCTCTTTTCTCCTCACCATGGTCTCCCAGCAGTTCCAGCGCAGCGGCGGCCACGGGATAGAGGCCCAGCTCATGCGCCGGCAGGCCGAGGCCACCGGCATCAGGATGCTCCAGCAGGACTACGCCGGGGATAACTACGAGGAGATGTTCAAGTCGGCCCTGAGACAACTCAAACAGGAGGGTGTCCAGGCCCTGGTCACCGGGGATATATACCTCCAGGAGCACCGGGACTGGGTGGAGAGGGTGGCGGGAGAGGCGGGCCTCGAGGCCGTCCTACCCCTGTGGGGGATGAAGCCCGGGGAGGTGACCCGGGGCTTTATCGGGGCGGGCTTTGAGGCCCTGGTGGTGGCCCTCCAGGCAGACCAGCTGGGGGAGGAGTGGCTGGGGCGGCGCGTGGATGCCGACTTCCTCGCCGACCTCCTTTCCCTGGGACAGGTGCACCCGGAGGGCGAGAGGGGGGAGTACCACACCTTTGTCCTCGATGGCCCCCTCTTCAAGAAAAGGGTAGAGGTCCAGGAGACAGGCCGGGTCTTGCGGGACGGCCGCTGGTTCCTGGACATCCCGCGCTATGAGCTACGCGAAAAGGGGATAAACTAG
- the holA gene encoding DNA polymerase III subunit delta — MFHVFHGPDSFSRQGALEEIKKALGEFLEANTTSFEGDRVNPGELHLACQTAPFLAPKRLVLVKGLLERFEPRRDRKAEDPSRFLRALEALPPTTELVLIENRPLTDANPLFLALKGKAQVRAFPALRGDRLRRWIGERVAWGGGAIAPGAVELLARVVGDDLWALSQEIEKLLLFCQGKPITEDEVRQLSSPVREVRAYELADGLLEGRSRGVGRLLHELLQEGQVPAQLLAAVTRQLRQALLARELLAQGVRGKELGERLGLSGYPLEKALAQARFPRPRLEGAYYKVLETDLAIKTGKLPGELAMDLLVAELSL, encoded by the coding sequence GTGTTTCACGTCTTTCATGGCCCCGACAGCTTCTCCCGGCAGGGAGCCCTGGAGGAGATAAAGAAGGCTCTGGGGGAGTTCCTGGAGGCCAATACCACCTCTTTTGAGGGGGACAGGGTGAACCCTGGGGAGCTTCACCTGGCCTGTCAGACAGCTCCCTTCCTGGCCCCCAAACGCCTGGTCCTGGTGAAGGGGCTCCTGGAACGCTTTGAGCCGCGGAGGGACAGGAAGGCGGAGGACCCCAGCCGTTTCCTCCGGGCCCTGGAGGCCCTCCCCCCCACCACGGAGTTGGTCCTGATAGAAAACAGGCCCCTCACCGACGCCAATCCTCTCTTCCTGGCTCTAAAGGGGAAAGCTCAGGTCCGGGCTTTCCCTGCCCTGAGGGGGGACCGGCTCCGGCGCTGGATAGGGGAGAGGGTGGCCTGGGGTGGCGGGGCCATCGCCCCCGGGGCGGTGGAACTCCTGGCCAGGGTGGTGGGGGATGACCTCTGGGCCCTCTCCCAGGAGATAGAAAAGCTCCTGCTCTTCTGCCAGGGAAAGCCCATCACCGAAGACGAGGTGCGGCAGCTGTCCAGCCCCGTCAGGGAGGTGCGGGCCTACGAGCTGGCCGACGGCCTCCTGGAAGGCAGGAGCAGGGGGGTGGGGCGTCTGCTCCATGAGCTCCTCCAGGAGGGCCAGGTCCCGGCCCAGCTCCTGGCCGCGGTAACCCGCCAGCTCCGCCAGGCCCTGCTGGCCCGGGAATTGCTGGCGCAGGGCGTCAGAGGTAAGGAGCTGGGGGAGAGGCTGGGCCTCTCCGGCTACCCCCTGGAGAAGGCCCTGGCTCAGGCCCGCTTCCCCCGCCCCAGGCTGGAAGGGGCCTACTATAAGGTCCTGGAGACAGACCTGGCCATAAAGACGGGGAAACTCCCAGGGGAACTGGCTATGGACCTTCTGGTGGCCGAGCTAAGCCTCTAG
- a CDS encoding YchF family ATPase: MEVGIIGLPQSGKSSLFQALTGLKEGAPGTTFRMGVARVPDPRLKKLEEILRPKKAVPAEVKYIDVLLPPKGLAGALPAIQRADALVLVIRAFKNDAVPHPQINLDPRRDLEALSLELAFSDIAILEHRLEKLALQLKAAPSLERETIHREQSFLLGVKAALEKETPVREQALPEEGARALESFALFTAKPWLLVLNIGEEDIPRTQALEEEWRARYPKLGMVALCARLEKELSELPEAEAREFRASLGLKESAPDRLIRLSYELLGLISFFTVVSGEMRAWTVRRGTPALKAAGKVHTDIERGFIRAEVIGYENFLLAGSLAEARRKGLLRLEGKTYPVQDGDIVTFLFNI; the protein is encoded by the coding sequence ATGGAAGTTGGCATCATCGGCCTCCCACAGAGCGGGAAATCGTCCCTTTTCCAGGCCCTCACCGGGCTCAAAGAGGGGGCCCCAGGGACCACCTTCCGGATGGGGGTGGCCCGGGTCCCTGACCCCCGGCTGAAAAAGCTGGAGGAGATCCTCCGGCCCAAGAAGGCCGTCCCCGCCGAGGTGAAGTATATTGATGTCCTCCTGCCACCCAAGGGCCTGGCGGGGGCCCTGCCCGCCATCCAGCGGGCTGATGCGCTGGTCCTGGTGATAAGGGCCTTTAAGAACGACGCCGTCCCTCACCCCCAGATAAACCTGGACCCCCGGCGGGACCTGGAGGCCCTCTCCCTGGAGCTCGCCTTCTCTGATATTGCCATCCTGGAGCACCGCCTGGAGAAGCTGGCCCTCCAGTTGAAGGCGGCCCCCTCCCTGGAGAGGGAGACCATCCACCGCGAGCAGTCCTTCCTCCTGGGGGTCAAGGCCGCCCTGGAAAAGGAGACCCCCGTGAGGGAGCAGGCCCTCCCCGAGGAAGGGGCCCGCGCCCTGGAGAGCTTCGCCCTCTTCACCGCCAAGCCCTGGCTGCTGGTGCTGAATATCGGGGAGGAGGACATCCCCCGCACCCAAGCCCTGGAGGAGGAGTGGCGGGCCCGCTACCCAAAGCTGGGCATGGTGGCCCTCTGCGCCCGGCTGGAAAAGGAGCTCTCGGAGCTCCCCGAGGCAGAGGCCAGGGAGTTCAGGGCCAGCCTGGGCCTGAAGGAGTCCGCCCCCGACCGGCTCATCCGCCTCTCCTATGAGCTCCTGGGCCTTATCTCCTTCTTCACCGTGGTCTCCGGGGAAATGAGGGCCTGGACCGTGCGCCGGGGGACACCCGCGCTGAAGGCGGCGGGGAAGGTCCATACGGATATTGAGCGGGGCTTCATCCGGGCCGAGGTCATCGGCTATGAGAACTTCCTCCTGGCGGGTAGCCTGGCCGAGGCCCGCAGGAAAGGCCTCCTGCGCCTGGAGGGCAAGACCTACCCTGTCCAGGACGGCGATATAGTAACTTTCCTGTTCAATATCTAG
- a CDS encoding Zn-dependent exopeptidase M28 — protein sequence MGLMDYVRALENRDNPARRRRVLATLRELGIEPVVRESRLLRVCNIVVDLPPGPRARRLLFSAHYDAVRGSPGANDNASGVAVLLGLCHKLKDGRFPIRAVFFDREEAWLRTPLLRAGLLGSFHYVWKNGLRDVAAVYNLEFCGMGDYLGVWPIRPKEMRLRAFQEVGKAAARLALPMRAAHIPWFILSSDHLPFRLRGLPDALTLSLLPSSQAPLPEKWLADLPRLLFRQRQLWPEPLSSIHTARDISSRLSEGSLELMLTLLLELSQGWGFSPGEACPGAGPGPRHEPGPGPPASS from the coding sequence GTGGGCCTGATGGACTATGTCAGGGCCCTGGAGAACAGGGATAACCCGGCCCGCCGCCGGCGGGTGCTGGCTACCCTCAGAGAGCTGGGCATAGAGCCGGTGGTCCGGGAGTCCCGCCTCCTGAGGGTGTGCAACATTGTGGTTGACCTCCCTCCCGGCCCAAGGGCAAGACGTCTGCTCTTCTCAGCCCACTATGATGCGGTGCGGGGAAGTCCCGGGGCCAATGATAATGCCTCAGGGGTGGCAGTCCTGCTTGGGCTGTGCCATAAGCTCAAAGATGGGAGGTTCCCCATTCGGGCCGTGTTCTTTGACCGGGAGGAGGCCTGGCTCCGCACCCCTCTTCTCCGGGCGGGGCTTCTCGGTTCCTTCCACTATGTCTGGAAGAACGGCCTGAGGGATGTGGCTGCTGTCTACAACCTGGAATTCTGCGGGATGGGGGATTACCTAGGTGTCTGGCCCATCCGGCCAAAGGAAATGCGTCTCCGGGCATTCCAGGAAGTGGGGAAGGCGGCGGCCAGGCTGGCCCTGCCCATGAGGGCAGCCCATATACCCTGGTTCATCCTGAGCAGCGACCACCTCCCATTCAGGCTCAGGGGCCTGCCCGATGCCCTCACCCTCTCCCTCCTGCCCAGCAGCCAGGCCCCGCTGCCGGAAAAATGGCTGGCGGACCTCCCCCGGCTGCTATTTCGTCAGCGGCAGCTGTGGCCGGAGCCCCTGTCCTCCATCCACACAGCCAGGGATATCTCATCCCGCCTGAGCGAAGGGTCCCTGGAACTGATGCTCACCTTGCTCTTGGAGTTATCGCAGGGCTGGGGGTTCAGCCCAGGAGAAGCCTGCCCTGGCGCAGGGCCAGGACCACGGCATGAGCCCGGTCCCGGGCCCCCAGCTTCCTCATAA
- a CDS encoding LuxR C-terminal-related transcriptional regulator has product MASHRYPQALSYTAGNRRPPPGGPERGVMMSTGVSYEFKGRLSQALVYARELRQLYREDRQFRVDLKRARSSLKDSHQKVVDLTALLQRHLERKQELDQAYRELVDGVRMVLVGPSSTSAPPVEAHPPRGSGLSPREVEVLQMVAEGYSNKEIACHFGLTEHTVKNHLTGIMRKLGARDRAHAVVLALRQGRLLLG; this is encoded by the coding sequence ATGGCCTCTCACCGTTATCCGCAAGCCCTTTCATATACAGCAGGTAATAGACGCCCTCCGCCTGGTGGGCCGGAGAGAGGTGTAATGATGTCAACCGGGGTCAGTTACGAGTTCAAAGGAAGACTGTCCCAGGCACTGGTCTATGCCCGGGAACTGCGCCAGCTATATCGCGAGGACCGCCAGTTCCGGGTTGACCTGAAAAGGGCCCGTTCCTCCCTCAAGGATTCCCACCAGAAGGTGGTGGACCTCACTGCCCTCCTCCAGCGCCACCTGGAGAGGAAACAGGAGCTGGACCAGGCCTACAGGGAACTGGTGGACGGGGTTAGGATGGTCCTGGTCGGCCCTTCGTCAACCTCCGCCCCTCCTGTAGAAGCCCATCCCCCCAGGGGCTCCGGCCTCAGTCCCAGGGAAGTGGAGGTCCTGCAGATGGTGGCAGAAGGCTATTCCAACAAGGAGATTGCCTGCCACTTCGGGCTGACCGAACACACTGTCAAGAACCACCTCACGGGGATTATGAGGAAGCTGGGGGCCCGGGACCGGGCTCATGCCGTGGTCCTGGCCCTGCGCCAGGGCAGGCTTCTCCTGGGCTGA